Proteins from one Chitinophaga oryzae genomic window:
- a CDS encoding DoxX family protein, whose product MNTLQRVVRWGDAHHPVWLSVVRMALGLFLMSVGVLFVMNRDALNTMIAESPALVTAAFFIAHYIVFVHIVGGLFIAMGLETRFAALLNIPILLGALLFVHSRTGLFQVYPVLSLSALVLVLLIVFAITGSGRISVDEFMRRHPEKKRKHTYIDF is encoded by the coding sequence ATGAACACGCTACAAAGAGTTGTACGATGGGGTGATGCACATCACCCGGTATGGTTGAGCGTTGTACGGATGGCGCTGGGCCTTTTCCTGATGTCGGTGGGCGTACTGTTTGTGATGAACAGGGATGCGCTGAACACGATGATCGCTGAAAGCCCTGCGCTGGTTACCGCCGCCTTCTTCATTGCACACTACATTGTATTTGTGCATATCGTAGGCGGATTGTTCATAGCCATGGGCCTGGAAACCAGGTTTGCCGCGCTGCTCAATATCCCGATTCTGCTGGGGGCGTTGTTGTTCGTGCATTCACGGACAGGATTGTTCCAGGTGTATCCGGTGCTGAGCCTGTCTGCGCTGGTGCTGGTGCTGCTGATCGTTTTTGCGATAACCGGCAGCGGACGCATCTCGGTAGACGAGTTTATGCGGAGGCATCCTGAGAAGAAGCGCAAGCATACCTACATCGATTTCTGA
- a CDS encoding polyprenyl synthetase family protein — MHSFKELIAQFSQQFDQWHFPEEPKRLYNAASHILQIGGKRIRPVLCLMGNELFDELHQDAFQVGNAVELFHNFTLIHDDIMDKAPIRRGHQTVHTVYGDPAAILAGDVMLINVYEMLNKVQSRYKQRIITVFNKAAIEVCEGQQIDMDFEQMEPEQVQYDDYVRMIGLKTSVLLAASLQLGAIIGGGSEGNQEHMYAFGKNIGIAFQIQDDFLDAFGDPDKFGKQQGGDILVNKKTFLLLKAFELCNAAQKAELKKLMDTHPDDKVARVLDLFRSCKVDAWAEKEKERFQQQAFAHLEDIAVLSARKKPLMELADFLLNRQQ, encoded by the coding sequence ATGCATTCATTTAAAGAGTTAATAGCGCAGTTCAGCCAGCAGTTTGATCAATGGCATTTTCCGGAAGAACCCAAACGTTTGTACAATGCAGCGTCCCATATTTTGCAGATCGGCGGAAAACGTATCCGCCCCGTGCTTTGCCTGATGGGCAACGAACTGTTTGACGAGCTGCATCAGGATGCCTTTCAGGTAGGCAATGCGGTAGAATTGTTCCATAACTTTACACTCATCCATGACGATATCATGGACAAAGCGCCCATCCGGCGCGGACACCAGACAGTACATACCGTTTACGGCGATCCGGCCGCTATCCTGGCCGGCGATGTAATGCTGATCAACGTGTACGAAATGCTCAATAAGGTGCAGTCCAGATACAAACAACGTATCATCACCGTGTTTAATAAGGCGGCCATCGAAGTATGCGAAGGGCAGCAGATAGACATGGATTTTGAACAGATGGAGCCTGAGCAGGTGCAGTACGACGACTATGTGCGAATGATCGGCCTCAAAACCTCCGTATTGCTGGCAGCCAGCCTGCAGCTGGGCGCTATCATCGGCGGCGGCAGCGAAGGTAACCAGGAACATATGTACGCTTTCGGAAAAAATATCGGCATCGCTTTCCAGATACAGGACGACTTCCTCGACGCCTTCGGAGACCCCGACAAATTCGGCAAACAACAGGGCGGCGATATCCTGGTCAACAAAAAGACATTCCTCCTGCTGAAAGCTTTTGAGCTTTGCAACGCCGCACAGAAAGCCGAACTGAAAAAACTGATGGACACCCATCCCGACGATAAGGTGGCCAGGGTGCTCGATCTGTTCCGCAGCTGTAAAGTGGATGCATGGGCTGAAAAAGAAAAAGAACGTTTTCAGCAACAGGCCTTTGCGCACCTCGAAGACATCGCGGTGCTGTCGGCCCGTAAAAAACCGCTGATGGAGCTGGCAGACTTCCTCTTAAACCGCCAGCAATAA
- a CDS encoding amino acid permease, with amino-acid sequence MSNSLFRKKSLSTIMKDANEGMTDSLETGVGMHKVLKVKDLTAMGIAAVIGAGIFSTIGEASFHGGPGVSLLFVITAITCGFSALCYAEFASRVPVSGSAYTYSYVTFGELAAWVIGWALILEYAIGNIAVAISWSGYFNNLLSGLGISLPDWLSSNYDSASQATIEAAPHIFGIPFIVNLPAFIIVVLITYLAYVGIRESKRSANFMVGLKILVILFVIVLGFFYVNPSNWSPFMPNGFSGVLKGVSAVFFAYIGFDAVSTTAEECANPQRDLPKGMIYSLIICTVLYVLISFVLTGMVPFYKLKVDDPLAFVFNEVNLPGISYIISVSAVVATTSVLLVFQIGQPRIWMSMSRDGLLPKKFAKIHPRFKTPSFATIITGVIVGVPALFLNLTIVTDLTSIGTLFAFILVCGGVLMLPPQEKTNDKRFRLPYINGQYIVPALVILLLVLFRGEIGRRMSLEGGWEVWKHNIPFFFFVIVTIVITFFSVMRKLSLIPVLGLLSCFYLMTEIALKNWIVFSIWLVIGLSIYFLYSYRHSKLRQA; translated from the coding sequence ATGTCTAACTCGCTGTTTAGAAAGAAGTCCCTGTCCACAATCATGAAAGATGCCAATGAAGGAATGACTGACAGCCTTGAAACAGGAGTGGGCATGCATAAAGTGTTGAAGGTGAAAGACCTGACAGCGATGGGGATTGCAGCGGTCATTGGTGCGGGGATCTTTTCTACGATTGGTGAAGCGTCTTTTCACGGCGGCCCGGGCGTGTCCCTGCTGTTTGTGATCACCGCCATCACCTGCGGCTTTTCCGCCCTCTGTTATGCAGAATTTGCTTCCCGCGTACCGGTATCCGGTAGCGCTTATACTTACTCCTATGTAACTTTCGGTGAACTGGCAGCCTGGGTAATAGGCTGGGCGCTGATCCTGGAGTATGCGATCGGCAACATCGCCGTGGCTATTTCCTGGAGCGGGTATTTTAACAATCTCCTGAGCGGACTTGGTATCTCGTTGCCCGACTGGCTTTCGAGTAACTATGACAGCGCTTCTCAGGCTACCATAGAAGCGGCGCCGCATATTTTCGGTATCCCTTTTATTGTGAACCTCCCTGCTTTTATTATTGTTGTGCTGATCACCTACCTGGCCTATGTGGGTATCCGGGAAAGTAAGCGCAGCGCTAATTTCATGGTGGGGCTGAAGATACTGGTGATCCTGTTTGTGATAGTCCTGGGCTTCTTTTATGTAAACCCGTCCAACTGGAGTCCTTTTATGCCGAATGGTTTTTCCGGTGTGTTAAAGGGGGTGTCTGCCGTGTTTTTCGCCTATATCGGTTTTGATGCGGTGAGCACTACGGCGGAAGAATGTGCCAATCCACAGCGGGACCTGCCGAAGGGCATGATTTATTCGCTTATTATCTGTACCGTGCTGTACGTGCTGATTTCCTTCGTGCTGACCGGCATGGTGCCTTTTTACAAGCTGAAGGTAGACGACCCGCTGGCTTTTGTGTTCAACGAAGTGAACCTGCCGGGCATCAGTTATATTATTTCTGTGAGCGCCGTGGTGGCTACCACCAGCGTATTGCTGGTGTTCCAGATCGGCCAGCCCCGTATCTGGATGAGCATGAGCCGCGACGGGCTGCTGCCTAAAAAATTCGCCAAAATCCATCCCCGGTTTAAAACGCCTTCCTTTGCCACTATCATCACGGGCGTTATTGTAGGCGTACCCGCATTGTTCCTGAACCTGACCATCGTAACGGACCTCACCAGTATTGGGACGCTGTTTGCCTTTATCCTGGTATGCGGCGGGGTGCTGATGCTGCCGCCACAGGAGAAAACCAACGATAAACGTTTCCGGTTGCCCTATATCAACGGGCAGTACATCGTGCCGGCACTGGTGATACTGCTGCTGGTGCTTTTCCGCGGCGAAATTGGCCGCAGGATGTCATTAGAAGGGGGCTGGGAGGTATGGAAGCACAATATTCCCTTCTTCTTTTTTGTTATCGTGACCATAGTGATCACCTTCTTTTCGGTGATGCGTAAGTTGTCGCTCATCCCTGTCCTGGGGCTGCTCAGCTGTTTTTACCTGATGACCGAGATCGCACTGAAAAACTGGATCGTATTCAGCATCTGGCTGGTCATTGGCCTCAGCATTTATTTCCTTTACAGTTATCGCCACAGTAAGCTCCGTCAGGCCTGA